From a region of the Mytilus galloprovincialis chromosome 3, xbMytGall1.hap1.1, whole genome shotgun sequence genome:
- the LOC143067175 gene encoding uncharacterized protein LOC143067175 has protein sequence MSYLRKIMQSTIQKRHILIAILILVVLIVILQFAGPHYCKYIDIKKKIEYICIEDPDTQNKTGLEDVKPLPLVYQNNYFIDKSSGGKVHAKKFYRPSTRNDLNFTPAEKSRIHSCINNFKSDWKKGQSDFWDGDEQYIRRTHHKYLIPGDNVMIEVGGNVGEDAQYYLDTYKPKHYIMLEPLKLLYRKLQQRFKNYTNAITYNVGLGKRNEKFMIKMEGNIGDASSPFFGSGEGTCSLKVINAIDFFSALGVGNFMVDLITINCEGCEYDLLETILSTDLVYHFKHIQFGTHPTLKNLADPVRRYCQIQERLSRTHKLTYQYKFTWETWKLKDI, from the coding sequence atgTCATACTTGAGAAAAATCATGCAGTCCACAATACAGAAACGACATATTTTGATAGCTATATTGATCTTGGTTGTACTGATTGTAATATTACAATTTGCTGGTCCACACTATTGTAAATACATTGACATAAAGAAGAAGATAGAATACATCTGTATTGAAGATCCAGATACTCAAAATAAAACAGGACTAGAAGATGTCAAACCTTTACCTCTAGTTTATCAAAACAACTACTTTATAGATAAAAGTTCAGGTGGAAAAGTTCATGCCAAAAAGTTTTACAGACCATCAACAAGAAATGATTTAAACTTTACTCCAGCTGAAAAGAGCCGCATACATTCATGCATTAACAATTTCAAAAGTGATTGGAAGAAGGGCCAAAGTGATTTCTGGGATGGAGATGAACAGTATATAAGACGCACCCATCACAAATATCTCATTCCTGGGGACAATGTTATGATTGAAGTAGGGGGAAATGTTGGCGAGGATGCTCAGTACTACTTAGACACTTACAAGCCAAAGCATTATATCATGTTAgaacctttaaaattgttataccGAAAACTTCAACAACGATTTAAAAATTACACAAATGCTATCACATATAATGTTGGACTTggtaaaagaaatgaaaaatttatGATCAAAATGGAAGGTAACATTGGGGATGCTTCTTCACCATTTTTTGGTTCCGGCGAAGGAACCTGTTCTCTCAAGGTTATAAATGCAATTGACTTTTTCAGTGCACTTGGTGTTGGTAACTTCATGGTTGATCTAATTACCATAAACTGTGAGGGTTGTGAATATGATTTGTTAGAGACAATTTTATCCACCGACCTTGTGTATCACTTTAAACATATTCAATTTGGTACTCATCCAACGCTGAAAAATCTTGCCGATCCTGTCAGAAGATATTGCCAAATACAAGAAAGGTTGAGTAGGACCCACAAGTTAACATATCAATATAAGTTTACATGGGAAACCTGGAAATTAAAAGATATTTAG